From Phlebotomus papatasi isolate M1 unplaced genomic scaffold, Ppap_2.1 HiC_scaffold_54, whole genome shotgun sequence, one genomic window encodes:
- the LOC129809278 gene encoding N-terminal kinase-like protein, with amino-acid sequence MPLGSSALSAAGGLDIRDGWDNEEWGSLEEEPNEEIEEKHEVEQINDKAKPTMNCNNLSPVSDNNTNFNSNWNSDSWADGEFEPIDDVTTGNPKLDEARRKREEKKLQRQRELEARRAARGPLKLGAKKL; translated from the exons ATGCCATTAGGATCATCTGCCTTAAGTGCAGCCGGAGGTCTGGATATTAGAGACGGATGGGATAATGAGGAATGGGGAAGCCTCGAAGAGGAACCG AATGAAGAGATTGAGGAGAAGCACGAAGTGGAACAGATAAACGATAAAGCCAAACCGACAATGAATTGCAACAATCTCAGCCCGGTCAGTGATAATAACACGAATTTTAACTCCAACTGGAACAGCGATTCCTGGGCAGATGGAGAATTTGAGCCGATTGACGATGTCACGACGG GTAATCCAAAATTGGACGAGGCACGCCGGAAACGCGAGGAGAAAAAACTGCAACGACAGCGAGAACTTGAGGCACGACGAGCGGCTCGTGGTCCGCTCAAATTGGGTGCCAAGAAGCTCTAA
- the LOC129809275 gene encoding probable glucosamine 6-phosphate N-acetyltransferase isoform X2, with protein MVHLDELTLYEPKLLHELQFWQSPAKFNPPITAVAPGETWMKVRPLQEGDYDRGFLELLSQLTKVGNVSKAQFLMQFAQMRASGGYYVTVIEDTRINRIIGSATLVLEHKFIHGCSVRGRLEDVVVNNTYRGKQLGKLIVVTVTLLAKHLGCYKMSLDCKDNLIPFYESLGYVLEPGNSNAMNIRYDGQKETTVRNRPTASVILANATNPVDPS; from the exons ATGGTTCACTTG GACGAACTTACGCTCTATGAGCCCAAGTTGCTCCATGAGCTGCAATTCTGGCAGTCTCCAGCTAAATTCAATCCTCCCATCACAGCTGTGGCTCCCGGCGAGACATGGATGAAAGTTAGACCACTGCAGGAGGGTGACTATGACAGAGGTTTCCTGGAGTTGCTGTCACAGCTGACGAAAGTTGGCAATGTGTCCAAGGCACAATTTCTCATGCAATTTGCTCAGATGCGAGCCAGTGGCGGATACTATGTCACGGTTATTGAGGATACCCGGATTAATAGGATCATAGGAAGTGCCACTTTGGTGCTGGAGCACAAATTCATCCATGGATGCTCAGTG AGAGGAAGACTGGAAGATGTTGTAGTCAACAATACTTACCGAGGGAAACAACTTGGCAAATT AATTGTGGTGACTGTGACTCTTCTGGCGAAGCATTTGGGTTGTTACAAGATGTCTCTGGACTGTAAGGACAATCTTATTCCTTTCTACGAATCCCTGGGCTATGTCCTCGAACCAGGTAACTCAAATGCCATGAATATCCGTTATGATGGTCAGAAGGAGACCACAGTGCGAAATCGTCCTACGGCATCGGTTATCCTGGCTAATGCCACAAATCCCGTGGATCCATCCTGA
- the LOC129809275 gene encoding probable glucosamine 6-phosphate N-acetyltransferase isoform X1, with protein sequence MSGERDELTLYEPKLLHELQFWQSPAKFNPPITAVAPGETWMKVRPLQEGDYDRGFLELLSQLTKVGNVSKAQFLMQFAQMRASGGYYVTVIEDTRINRIIGSATLVLEHKFIHGCSVRGRLEDVVVNNTYRGKQLGKLIVVTVTLLAKHLGCYKMSLDCKDNLIPFYESLGYVLEPGNSNAMNIRYDGQKETTVRNRPTASVILANATNPVDPS encoded by the exons ATGTCTGGTGAAAGG GACGAACTTACGCTCTATGAGCCCAAGTTGCTCCATGAGCTGCAATTCTGGCAGTCTCCAGCTAAATTCAATCCTCCCATCACAGCTGTGGCTCCCGGCGAGACATGGATGAAAGTTAGACCACTGCAGGAGGGTGACTATGACAGAGGTTTCCTGGAGTTGCTGTCACAGCTGACGAAAGTTGGCAATGTGTCCAAGGCACAATTTCTCATGCAATTTGCTCAGATGCGAGCCAGTGGCGGATACTATGTCACGGTTATTGAGGATACCCGGATTAATAGGATCATAGGAAGTGCCACTTTGGTGCTGGAGCACAAATTCATCCATGGATGCTCAGTG AGAGGAAGACTGGAAGATGTTGTAGTCAACAATACTTACCGAGGGAAACAACTTGGCAAATT AATTGTGGTGACTGTGACTCTTCTGGCGAAGCATTTGGGTTGTTACAAGATGTCTCTGGACTGTAAGGACAATCTTATTCCTTTCTACGAATCCCTGGGCTATGTCCTCGAACCAGGTAACTCAAATGCCATGAATATCCGTTATGATGGTCAGAAGGAGACCACAGTGCGAAATCGTCCTACGGCATCGGTTATCCTGGCTAATGCCACAAATCCCGTGGATCCATCCTGA
- the LOC129809270 gene encoding WD repeat-containing protein 44-like isoform X1 → MSDTSGTDSSEEFFDAEDSTPNRITGRKKSPKTHVSSKEFVFPEPSRPAPSRKTPPDTTAGSRVSSATNSSSSSTTVQLTQFQQPASLQEVLSTSSSTRDDDFVKSKPQGFGRQRFRELRQCMQYDEDENPGNTLTPDSQNSSVEGVFPTPRPSHPFRIIEHDTVSVQSMTSLGRVGRILAGSIDPSGISVGRDSNQLSSGGSSKVSPQSVGGGGSGGSGGSGGGGSGMGSCQVLVDQQESGGGAPFAMASSSKSDLGDKDKVVGDSNSLCEGVSGAAAGRREEENCNSGGGISLQEPDVIASTKLAHSKTTDSLTSSGPVAPPRRKKKGRKLSSSSSEQFNLNEGLKLPPNDTQNVEVLTQEEVREGGGGGSGMDGERNLVQETPTSAKRPPHLGSMGRISQSLGSSSPSVYSKPSPSNSAKSNSAPGRVSSIDPSQGLNLYKVIRGQYVVKPQDEEANKAEGPSKEEIERIERIRGEILNSTPRERGVNLSGTGTNSLGSATRYTSRMSTGYVKERRKSAGDEEIIRQMNVYVRTRTDSGKVLTDLEILQQVPVKNLDTGEKFPLSAVEEKIPATDLNPLSLHILRLTSHLERESDDESVVGRPPGSEPPPIDEEEGDVEDRGRLRRNTARLKRFFGSTVRKTVDKAKSIASEVSHARHKEDVADVVDVVNPEQNIKIKASSTNKGPYEFAKLQHVQDLSGEHTGAVWCMKFSSCGRLLATAGQDKVLRIWVLKDAYPFFQDMRTKYNAEQKSSPTPSQESLVSHNSAEEALAMAAAAEKSPGPFMPRSFCTYTGHTSDLLDVSWSKNYFILSSSMDKTVRLWHISRRECLCCFQHIDFVTAIAFHPRDDRYFLSGSLDGKLRLWNIPDKKVALWNELDGQTKLITAANFCQNGKFAVVGSYDGRCIFYTTDQMKYHTQIHVRSTRGRNAIGRKISGIEPMPGEDKILVTSNDSRVRLYDLRDLNLSCKYKGYLNVSSQIKASFSHDGKYIVAGSENQCIYIWKTNHDYSKLSSVRRDRSDFWEGIKAHNATVTCAIFAPHPEAIIKPEPDDEISQENAQPTVPDPLVEQHKKGCGYVLVSADFNGAIKVFINKTKPKHSSLPYTAILD, encoded by the exons TTTGGTAGACAACGCTTCCGTGAGTTGCGCCAGTGCATGCAATACGACGAAGATGAAAATCCTGGCAACACTCTGACGCCAGATTCACAG AATAGTTCAGTTGAAGGTGTCTTCCCAACACCGAGACCATCTCATCCATTTCGGATCATCGAGCATGACACAGTGAGTGTTCAGAGTATGACTTCATTGGGACGTGTTGGACGCATCTTGGCCGGAAGCATTGATCCATCAG GTATTAGTGTTGGACGAGATTCGAATCAACTGTCCTCGGGGGGATCATCGAAGGTGTCACCCCAGAGTGTTGGGGGTGGAGGGAGTGGAGGGAGTGGTGGAAGTGGAGGTGGAGGAAGTGGAATGGGAAGTTGTCAGGTGTTGGTGGATCAGCAGGAGAGTGGTGGTGGTGCCCCTTTTGCCATGGCTTCCAGTTCAAAGAGTGATCTAGGTGATAAGGACAAAGTGGTGGGTGACAGTAATTCTCTCTGTGAGGGTGTTTCTGGGGCTGCTGCAGGGCGGAGAGAGGAGGAAAATTGCAATAGTGGAGGTGGGATAAGTCTTCAGGAACCCGATGTAATTGCCAGCACAAAGTTAGCTCACTCAAAGACAACGGACAGTCTTACGTCGTCGGGTCCTGTTGCACCGCCCAGGCGGAAAAAGAAGGGTCGAAAATTGTCTTCAAGTAGCTCTGAGCAATTTAATCTCAATGAGGGTCTCAAGTTACCCCCAAATGATACTCAGAATGTTGAGGTATTGACTCAGGAGGAGGTACGggaaggaggaggaggaggttCTGGGATGGATGGTGAGAGGAATTTGGTGCAGGAAACACCAACAAGTGCAAAGAGACCACCTCATTTGGGTTCAATGGGACGTATCAGTCAATCCTTGGGTAGTTCATCACCGTCAGTGTACTCAAAACCTAGTCCGTCTAATAGTGCAAAGAGCAATTCAGCCCCAGGGCGTGTAAGTTCAATTGATCCGAGTCAGGGACTCAATCTCTACAAGGTGATTAGGGGGCAGTATGTGGTGAAGCCGCAGGATGAGGAGGCCAATAAAGCCGAAGGGCCATCAAAGGAGGAAATTGAGAGGATTGAACGGATACGCGGTGAGATTTTGAATAGTACACCACGGGAGAGGGGTGTTAATCTTTCGGGAACGGGAACCAATAGCTTAGGAAGTGCCACAAGATATACTTCACGCATGAGTACGGGATATGTGAAGGAGCGCAGGAAGTCAGCTGGAGATGAAGAAATTATTAGGCAGATGAATGTTTATGTGCGCACAAGAACAGACTCTGGCAAAGTTCTTACTGATTTGGAGATTTTACAGCAAGTTCCAGTGAAAAATTTGGATACTGGTGAGAAATTTCCTCTGTCAGCTGTTGAGGAAAAAATTCCAGCTACAGATTTAAATCCACTCTCACTCCATATCCTTCGACTTACGAGCCATCTCGAGCGAGAGTCTGACGATGAGAGTGTCGTTGGACGTCCACCGGGTTCGGAACCACCGCCAATTGACGAGGAAGAGGGTGATGTTGAGGACAGGGGAAGATTGAGGCGAAACACGGCACGTTTGAAGAGATTCTTTGGGTCAACGGTCCGGAAAACTGTGGATAAGGCAAAGTCAATAGCATCGGAAGTGTCCCATGCGAGGCACAAGGAAGATGTAGCTGATGTCGTTGATGTGGTCAATCCCGAACAGAATATCAAGATAAAGGCCTCCAGTACGAATAAGGGACCTTATGAATTTGCCAAGTTGCAGCATGTGCAGGATTTATCAGGTGAACATACAGGAGCTGTTTGGTGCATGAAATTCAGCTCGTGTGGACGACTCCTGGCCACAGCTGGGCAGGACAAGGTGCTAAGGATTTGGGTGCTTAAGGACGCCTATCCATTCTTTCAG GATATGAGGACAAAGTACAATGCAGAGCAAAAATCATCTCCGACTCCGTCACAGGAATCCCTCGTTTCCCACAATTCTGCCGAGGAAGCCCTTGCGATGGCAgcagcagctgaaaaatctcCCGGACCATTTATGCCACGCTCCTTTTGCACTTATACTGGCCATACGTCCGATCTGTTGGATGTATCATGGTCCAAGAATTACTTCATCCTTTCCAGTTCCATGGACAAGACCGTGAGGTTGTGGCATATTTCACGAAGGGAGTGCCTCTGCTGCTTTCAGCACATTGACTTCGTTACGGCGATTGCATTTCATCCGCGCGATGATCGTTACTTCCTGAGTGGGAGTCTGGATGGGAAGCTGAGGCTGTGGAATATTCCGGATAAGAAGGTGGCTCTGTGGAATGAGCTCGATGGTCAGACAAAACTGATCACAGCGGCGAATTTCTGTCAGAACGGAAAATTTGCCGTTGTGGGATCATACGATGGACGTTGCATCTTCTACACGACGGATCAGATGAAGTATCATACACAAATCCATGTGAGATCGACGAGAGGACGGAATGCCATCGGCAGGAAGATCAGTGGAATTGAGCCAATGCCGGGAGAGGATAAGATTCTCGTTACGAGCAATGATAGTCGAGTACGCTTATACGATTTGCGGGATCTCAATCTCAGCTGCAAGTACAAGGGTTACCTCAATGTGTCATCCCAGATCAAGGCATCCTTCAGTCACGATGGGAAGTATATTGTGGCTGGATCTGAGAATCAATGTATCTACATTTGGAAGACGAATCATGACTATTCCAAGCTCAGTTCAGTGAGAAGGGATAGGAGTGACTTCTGGGAGGGAATTAAGGCACACAATGCCACAGTAACTTGTGCCATTTTTGCGCCACATCCGGAGGCGATCATTAAACCAGAGCCAGATGACGAGATTTCCCAAGAAAAT GCCCAGCCGACTGTTCCTGATCCGCTGGTGGAGCAGCATAAGAAGGGTTGTGGCTATGTGCTTGTCAGTGCAGATTTCAATGGCGCTATCAAAGTCTTCATCAACAAGACAAAACCCAAGCACAGCAGTTTGCCATACACAGCAATTCTCGATTAA